Proteins from a genomic interval of Helicobacter sp. 'house sparrow 1':
- a CDS encoding methionine ABC transporter permease — protein sequence MVFGSSLLAVIFGLPLGIFLFITQKESILPMPNLNRAIGSIVNIIRSFPFIILIVLLLPISRFLIGTSIGVGAAIVSLSIAAIPFVARLFEGALSEVDRGIIEANLSLGATKLTLIRVIVDETLPSLINALTIAVISIVGYSAMAGVLGAGGLGDLAIRIGFQSNKPDILFSTVFIMIVLVQCIQFLGDWVVYKIKNKRGIK from the coding sequence ATGGTGTTTGGTTCTTCTTTATTAGCAGTGATATTTGGACTACCTCTTGGAATTTTTCTTTTTATCACACAAAAAGAATCTATTCTTCCTATGCCAAATCTTAATAGAGCTATAGGAAGCATTGTCAATATTATACGATCATTTCCATTTATCATTTTAATTGTCCTTCTTTTACCCATATCAAGATTTTTAATTGGGACAAGTATTGGGGTGGGTGCTGCAATTGTTTCATTATCCATTGCTGCAATTCCATTTGTAGCAAGATTGTTTGAAGGTGCTCTATCAGAAGTAGATAGAGGAATTATTGAAGCAAACCTTAGTCTTGGTGCTACTAAATTAACACTAATTAGAGTTATCGTAGATGAAACCCTACCCTCCTTAATCAATGCTCTAACAATTGCAGTTATTTCTATTGTGGGTTATTCTGCTATGGCCGGGGTATTAGGTGCTGGAGGGTTGGGAGATTTGGCAATCCGTATTGGTTTTCAATCCAATAAACCAGACATATTGTTCTCTACAGTTTTTATTATGATTGTTTTAGTGCAATGTATTCAATTTCTTGGTGATTGGGTTGTTTATAAAATTAAAAATAAGAGAGGAATAAAATGA
- a CDS encoding MetQ/NlpA family ABC transporter substrate-binding protein, translated as MKKILVLLSIIVFFFGCKNQQESATEIKVGATPVPHAQILEFIKPLLEKEGFSLKIIPYTDYVTPNLALQDNLIDANFFQHLPYLEKSNQDRNLTLVSAGLVHIEPLSIYSKKIQQLKSLKEGDIIAIPNDPSNLARALILLDNQKIIKLRDSKNLSSTEQDIIQNPKKLVIKPMEAGLLPKILDDVALAVINGNYALQAKLKNPISQEGKESPYANIIAVKKGKEDSAKIKALMRAIQSDSTRDFILQNYNGEIIPAF; from the coding sequence ATGAAAAAGATTTTAGTTTTACTTTCAATAATAGTTTTCTTTTTTGGTTGTAAGAATCAGCAAGAATCTGCAACAGAAATTAAAGTTGGGGCAACCCCTGTTCCTCATGCCCAAATTCTTGAATTTATTAAACCCTTACTAGAAAAAGAGGGTTTTAGTTTAAAAATTATTCCCTATACAGATTATGTAACACCAAACTTAGCACTACAAGATAATTTAATTGATGCAAACTTTTTTCAACATCTCCCCTATCTTGAAAAAAGCAACCAAGATAGAAATCTCACACTAGTAAGTGCTGGCTTGGTTCATATAGAACCCCTTTCTATCTATTCAAAAAAAATTCAACAGCTGAAAAGCTTAAAAGAGGGAGATATTATTGCTATACCCAATGATCCTAGCAATCTTGCTAGAGCACTAATTTTGTTAGATAATCAAAAAATTATCAAACTACGAGATTCTAAAAATCTTAGCAGCACTGAGCAGGATATCATACAAAATCCTAAAAAATTGGTCATTAAACCAATGGAGGCAGGTCTCTTGCCAAAAATACTGGATGATGTGGCTTTGGCTGTTATTAATGGAAATTATGCTTTACAAGCAAAACTAAAAAATCCTATCTCGCAGGAAGGAAAAGAATCACCCTATGCAAATATAATAGCTGTAAAAAAAGGTAAGGAGGATTCTGCAAAAATTAAGGCTTTGATGCGTGCAATTCAAAGCGATTCTACTAGGGATTTTATACTCCAAAATTATAATGGAGAAATAATACCCGCATTTTAA
- the folP gene encoding dihydropteroate synthase, translating into MYIQQINRDFCHQAIEEIQSDSFGRKIMSDKSEILAFKVFGLSLSATMILKQEAISVGGDFATPRDCILAKDKYYDGILFGSVSQINRIIKKCKIQPFGLKEFAFQLQAFLKPRKFQPKIMAVVNVTPDSFYQDSRQSVQGAIDRITALLQTEVDIIDIGGASSRPGSDLIDPMEEKNRLKEIFHFIASNQLFKQKEFSIDTYNVEVAREALKNGFCWINDVSGFADEKMMYLAKEYQAKVFLMHTRGTPKEMQQLTSYQNLFEEIDLFFKQKISKLLEYKIGDIVLDIGFGFAKNTQQNLTLIKHLGHFKKYGYPILVGASRKRTIQEIIKKEAKNALSGTLALHLLALENGADILRVHDEMEHLDLLKIYKAYQDA; encoded by the coding sequence ATGTATATACAACAAATCAATAGAGATTTTTGCCATCAGGCAATTGAAGAAATCCAAAGTGATAGTTTTGGCAGGAAGATTATGAGTGATAAGTCAGAGATTCTTGCTTTTAAGGTCTTTGGCTTGTCTTTATCAGCTACGATGATATTAAAACAAGAGGCTATAAGTGTTGGGGGTGATTTTGCAACTCCAAGAGATTGTATTTTGGCAAAAGATAAATATTATGATGGTATCTTGTTTGGTAGTGTATCTCAAATAAATCGTATTATTAAGAAGTGCAAAATTCAACCCTTTGGATTAAAGGAATTCGCGTTTCAATTGCAAGCCTTTTTGAAACCAAGAAAATTTCAACCAAAAATTATGGCAGTTGTAAATGTAACACCAGATAGTTTTTACCAAGACTCTAGGCAGAGTGTGCAAGGAGCGATAGATAGAATTACTGCTTTATTGCAAACAGAGGTTGATATTATTGATATTGGTGGAGCAAGTTCAAGGCCAGGCAGTGATTTAATAGATCCTATGGAGGAGAAAAATCGCTTGAAGGAAATTTTTCATTTTATTGCTTCAAATCAGCTGTTTAAACAAAAAGAATTTAGTATTGATACCTATAATGTTGAGGTAGCCAGGGAAGCTTTAAAAAATGGTTTTTGTTGGATTAATGATGTAAGTGGTTTTGCAGATGAAAAAATGATGTATTTGGCAAAAGAGTATCAAGCAAAAGTATTTTTAATGCATACAAGAGGAACTCCAAAGGAAATGCAGCAACTTACTTCTTATCAGAATCTTTTTGAGGAAATAGATTTGTTTTTTAAGCAAAAAATCTCTAAGCTTTTGGAGTATAAGATAGGGGATATTGTTTTGGATATAGGGTTTGGTTTTGCAAAAAATACCCAACAAAATCTAACTTTAATTAAACACCTAGGACATTTTAAAAAGTATGGATATCCTATCTTAGTGGGCGCAAGTCGCAAACGAACTATTCAAGAAATTATCAAAAAAGAAGCAAAAAATGCACTAAGTGGTACATTGGCACTGCACCTTTTAGCATTAGAGAATGGAGCAGATATTTTAAGGGTTCATGATGAGATGGAGCATTTGGATCTTTTAAAAATCTATAAGGCCTACCAAGATGCATAA